From the Chryseobacterium sp. G0201 genome, the window AATGGACGTTACGAATACTCAGTTGGTAAAACAGGTCATCAAAGATTACGACATCACAACTGTTTATCATTTGGCTTCATTATTGTCGGGAACTTCTGAAAAGCAGCCAATTTTTGCATGGAAATTAAACCTTGAACCTCTTCTTCAGTTTTGTGAAATGGCAAAAGAAGGTCTTCTTAAAAAGATATTCTGGCCAAGTTCTATCGCTGTTTTCGGGAAAGGAATTCCTAAAGAAAATGTTGCGCAGGATGTTGTTTTGAATCCTACAACGGTGTATGGAATTTCTAAAATGGCAGGTGAAAAATGGTGCGAATATTATTTCGACAAGTATGGAGTAGATGTAAGAAGTATCAGATATCCGGGATTGATTTCATGGAAAACTCCGGCAGGTGGAGGTACTACAGATTACGCTGTTGAGATTTTTTATGAAGCAATTGAAGAAGGAAAATACACAAGTTTCATTTCTGAAAATACAGGAATGCCGATGTTGTATATGGACGATGCGATTAACGCAACATTGAAATTAATGGAAGCTCCAAAAGAAAGTTTAACGGTTCGTTCTTCTTATAATTTGGGTGGAATGTCTTTCACTCCAAAAGAATTGGCAGAAGAAATTAAGAAAGAAATTCCAGAATTTGAGATCGATTACAAACCGGATTTCAGACAGGCAATTGCAGATTCTTGGCCGGCATCGATTGATGATTCTGTAGCGAAAAAAGATTGGGGATTAACCTATGATTTCGGAATTTCTGAAATGTCTAAAGACATGATCAAGAACCTTAAAGTGAAATTGAGTAAAGATTAATTTACCTAAAGTTAAA encodes:
- a CDS encoding NAD-dependent epimerase/dehydratase family protein, encoding MESYTERILITGALGQIGTELTNRLVEIHGAENVVASGLDRWQKGITAAGHYERMDVTNTQLVKQVIKDYDITTVYHLASLLSGTSEKQPIFAWKLNLEPLLQFCEMAKEGLLKKIFWPSSIAVFGKGIPKENVAQDVVLNPTTVYGISKMAGEKWCEYYFDKYGVDVRSIRYPGLISWKTPAGGGTTDYAVEIFYEAIEEGKYTSFISENTGMPMLYMDDAINATLKLMEAPKESLTVRSSYNLGGMSFTPKELAEEIKKEIPEFEIDYKPDFRQAIADSWPASIDDSVAKKDWGLTYDFGISEMSKDMIKNLKVKLSKD